The following nucleotide sequence is from Anopheles stephensi strain Indian chromosome 3, UCI_ANSTEP_V1.0, whole genome shotgun sequence.
CATGcgatcgaacgaacgaaaaagaTATCGAAAAGCATTCCGAAAGCCTCcgaaagagaaaggaaaactaGCACAAGCAGAATaagaaatggagaaaaatgaACGGCCGGAATAAACAATTCaatccaacagcaacaactatCAAACGATTACTATAAACGCCAAAAAGAACGAAATCCTGCTAAAAAACTCATGAACGAAATGAAGtaggtaaacaaaacaaaccacacgaacgaaatgaaacacagaaaaagagagagagagagagagaaaaactgGGAAAAAGGATCACTAGCAAGACGGAAAACAAAAGGCCGAAACGAAACGGGTAATtataaaacaatcaatcaatccaaacatcaagagaaagagagcaagagaTTGTATGGatagaacaacaacaaacaacaagaaaCGACAACAAgtattagtagtagtagtagtagtagtagaagaagaagggaacAAACAGTGGATATAAAAGAGTCCATAGAGATAACGAACGTAAGAACGTAAAAAAACGGAGGGAAAAACGGATTATCGCATTCGCAGCTGGGGTTGTGATTTGGGGTTAAATAACAGGAAGCGTGCCCGTTTTCCATGTTTGCTTTACCGAATGAAACGTCAACAAGGCAAGAGGGAGCGCGAAACAAGTGCCGAACGAAAAACGGGCACGctttatctatttatttatactatttgaaatattaaaacgtTTAGTGGCGAATCGTTGCATTAGATAGCAAAAAAACGGGGTGTTTGCTCTGCCAATTGGGTAGCATTTTGCAAATATTCATCACTAAACATTTTATTCGAGccatttgcattttattttgcGGAGCGTCGCCTTGAAGCGATCGGCACTGTGAATCGCTTCAGAGCAACCTCGCtggcttgtttgttttgataatGGAAGTAATTGTGACGTGTTGTACTTGCCTTTATTAAAAACGATATTGTTATGAATATTGAGAATATAAACATTCCACCTAATCCATACAAATGCAGCGTTCGTCGACCGGTTCTATCCATTAGCGGTATTGATACGAGTGTCATCACAACCTGCCGGGAAAATGGGGGGGAACGCAAACGGGAAACGAATGAGTTTGGTGGATTGGGAGTTAAATATTATCCAGCTTTTTGATGCATGTTAGTAGCGTCACCGAAAACGCCACCGGAATGGGTGTATGTTTGTtcgctcttctttttttgaggTCAATTTCGCACGACTCTGGGAGGGAATTGTTTTAACATGGCAGCTGGAcatggagtgtgtgtgtgttgcgggCTCGGTTAGCCACCGTCATTCGGATGGCCTTGTTTCCGTCCCGTGTCGGTGGTTGTGGtttattcttttttccctcctttttttcgttagttttatTGGACCATTTCCACGACCAAACTTCGTGGCTGATTATTTATGCCCGGTTGTacgtgtgtgagagtgtagcgggtaaaacaaagaaaaaaggcaCGTTTCTAATATCGATATTGATGCACGGGGCGATCCAAaatcgaaccaccaccaccatcaccaccatcactgcACCAACTCCAGCCTGGGAGTAAAAGTGCAAAAATAGAACCTCAATTGATAAATGTTGagtttaaattgaaatatgTTCGACCAGCTTTTGAGGTTATGTAAAAGCGAAGGGTTGGGGTGGGCATCAATTTCCGCGCCGCAAATTCCACACGCGGATGCAAACACACGCGGAAGCGATGGGTCAATGTTGAATGTTGTTTGGGTAATTGGTAGAGCTATAGTGGTCATGCGGATGAATACAACCGTTCGCCGTGGTTGGCTTATGCCAAACACCTAATCCAGTGCTTTTTGCCCCAAGCGGGCAACTTTTATTGCATGCCCGCGAGAAAAACCCCATTCCGGTCAGGGTGGATCAATAAAACGGGGATAATGGACTGTCGGGTTAAAGTAGGGGGGGACTGAGGTGGCAAAGAGGCTTTTCGGGGTAGTGACGCTTTTTTTGCATGCTTGCTGGCAAAAACGGATTAAGTGTGGTAGCAACGGTGCTAAGCCGCTGTGTTTTGCAACCATTTACCATTATTGCACCGATTCCTATTGTGGCGAATTTAGCACTTTCTTCCGTGAGACCCGAACTCATGAACAGTGACGTTGAGTAATAGAATACCTGGCGAAGAGAAAtagcgaaagagagaaaaagaatgagcaattaaatgttttaaatttgcaTCCATTGCGTACACGCAGGCGTAACGCCCAGGAGTATGCAATGCGCGTAACATTATCTGGGAGGGAATGCCCTTGCAGGAGAGAACGCTTTCCATAGGGCTTAAAATTCTTTGAACACCAGCTAAGAATAGCCATCTAACGCCCCACCCGATACTTACGGCATTAATTCCACTAAACTGCTGACTAAGCTGCATCACAATTCCGATTATCAGCGGTGCCCGGAGCGTCGGCGAGCAGATGAGCTCTATCGTCGATATGCTGCTCTCGGACTGCTGGGCCCGTTCTTCGGCCCGCATCTCTTCGATGTCCTCCTCCACCTGGTTCGAGGCCCGGAGCCGGCGCAGAGCTGAAGGGCAGCAGATGGAGTGGTCGTGTTACAAAAACGCTCGTTCGCGAGCAGCGGCTCAACACCTACCTTTCCGTGCTTCTTCCTCCCATTGCTTGGTAATTAGTAAATATCTAGGTGATTCTGGGCAGatcggtagtagtagtaattgCAATACAGCTGGACAGATGGCTAGCCCTAACAGCACGGGCCAGCCATCATTAGTTCCTAAAATTTGTTCTATACCCAGTACTTGCGATAATAGTAATCCTACGGTCACAGCCAATTGGTTAACGGTACCTAAACCACCTCTTAAATTTAATGGAGCAATTTCAGATATATACATTGGTACTAACGATGTGTTTAAACCTGCGGCGAGAAGAAAGACAGGAAGGGCCAGAAGGTTAGGGCACCCGGGTTCGTTCCGGTAGAGCGAACGCGACGACTAATGACGCATCCAGTCGTGAGAAGTTTCGCTGACACTTACCACAATTGACACCAATTATAAATCTTCCGAGGAATAGCATTTCATAGGAATGACTCATCTTCGTGAATCCCATTAGGCATGCACCGGATATTCCCAGCACGTTGTTTAGCAGCAGGCCACCCTTTCTGTGGGTTAAGAGCAAACGCGGAGAGCGCGGACGTTAaggaaggatgcgaaacacgGGCGTGCAGTGTGCACTTAAGACGCCATCAGCTCAGCCTGGTGCGATAAGACTGGCAATGCCGGAAGTTCATAATTAATGCACTGAGcagttgtttgattttcagcTTCAAATCTACGTCAAAATCAGGCCCGCAAGAAGGGCAAATATTTATCCTTACCGACCCGCTATGTGTCGCGCTTAAAGGGTGCCACCTATCGAACCGAAATGCGGCCGAGTAAGACAGCTTAACGAGACAGATTAACAGAGTGCCCTTTAATCTGGCCGTTCCGGTGACCCGTTAAAGACCCATTAAAGGTTgtgcaaacagcagcagcagcagcagtgccatCAGTACGCACGTTATCTGCCCGAGGGCTTTGTTTGATTCACGCGCTGCATCTGCATTTGCATTTGTCCTGCAGTGCAGAATCACATCAGCGTCACCGTCATCGGGACGTGTCCTTTGCTCTCGGTCTCTCTgtcgataaacaaacaaacaaacaaacccgcCGGGCCGGACCGGGCACGGTTCATCGATCGGAGATCGTCCATCACCCAACACtggaatggtggtggttgttggtggttgagaTAAGATTCATAAAATAGCTCAAtttatgagtgtgtgtgtggagaataGCTATCGGGCCATCTGCCCATTGGGGGGATAACTTTTGCATGATCAGCAATTCTGATGGGAATGGAAGAGTGAGAGCGAAGGACACGAGGCTGTGCATAAAATACaacatggaaaatggaaatgaaagctaaaccacatacacacacacacacttccaccCTCCCAGCACAAGCATCAGAGCTCACTCATTGGTTGGAGGAGTGGAGTTGGTTTTGATAAGACAATTCAATTATGAATTATTCACAAGATGCTAATCAATCAAGCTGTACGGTGTGGCTGGCGGATAAGACTGCCAGGCCGTCAGTAACGATCCTTTATGCCAGAAATTCGCAACACATTCGCAGCCAAAGTTGGGCCTACCCCCGTAATAGGTTGCGAATAATTGGGTCAACTCTAAAGCCATTGCATGCCGACTGTGCAGTGTGTCGTGGTGGGCCACACGTACCTGCCGAACCGGTTCGCCATCCAGCCACCGCTGAAACCGCCGAGCATGCCGCCGATCGCAAAGATGGACACGGCGACCGAGTACAGCTGCTGGATGAACTCCTCGCTGATGTCCTCACCGTACCGGTCCTTGTACACATCCTTCATGAAGTTCTCGATGTTCACCTCCGGCGCATTGATGACGCCGGTATTGTAGCCGAACTGGAGCATGCCCAGCACGGCCGCAAAGATGGCGTACGTCAGGAAGAACGTCAAACCCTGCCGTGGGAGATTGGTGGAAAAAGAAATGGTCAAAAATGTATAGAAATCGTTTGTAAATgggtaaaaaataataacccctgaaggtatgcaaccTGCAATtacgaattgcatactttcaggcgtttggAAGCTACAAAATCAATTgccatttgcttcattttggCATGAACAAAAGTTATATTTACGTCATTGGCAataatcaaatgaaaaaaaagaatctttacaattttttcaaaagcaGAAAAACCTAAACAGAAAAtataaacatttgtttgaagATAAAATATAGTTaaataacaaattgaaacaacaaaaacaaaggcaaAACACAAGTTTATTTCATCGAGTAACAACAGAACTACGCTAACGACTAGCAGTTGTGACAGCAGTGGTAGCACACTAACTTGCTCCAGCAACCGTAGCTTTCGCCGATGCGTGTGTTCCTCCAGCCGATCGACGTATTCCCTCAGCTCCTCGATCTCTTCCTTCACCTGTTGTACTGTATCTAGTTCGTGTTTTATTGCTACCATATCACGTTTCACCTGCGAACGGAGATCAAACATGCGACACCCCAGCGAGAAATGAGTTAGCGCGTGCGTAGTGAACCTGCCGCCTCGCCGTGGCTACTTACCTCGGAAACTTCCGTCTGGCAGCTCTCCACCGATTTGGTGAGCTCCTGAAGTTGGGTCCGTATCTCGCAGAGGGCGACCGTCGTCTCGAGATGACGGTCACCCCGCTGCAGATCGTCTAACTTCGCCGACAGATTCATACTCATCACGCTGACTTGCTTCTGCAGTCTGTGGTGCCGCGGGAAAGGAGACGGAGAGACGTGGaagggaaaaacgaaaatgcACATATTAGTATTTATTTCCACATTTCTACGAAGGAAAATGGATTGCGGGGTCGCTTTTTTATTCCAACGCGAATGGAAAGAACgatagagagatagagagaggatGAAGGACAGAAGGCAGCACGAAGATGTATTTATATGCGGACTGAGCGATTTTCGTTCGCGAGTGAAATGCGTGGTGGAGGATGACGGGGCCAGTTATGAAAAGTCATgagctttctgttttttttttccctatcATTGTCATATCTCGTCACCAAGCCGGCTGTTGTGCAAGTGGTGTGGCGAGGATCGACTCTTAAGCTACCGTTCTGCCGGAAGTGGAAGCTCACATGAAATGACGGTCGAAAATAgccccggtggtggtggtggtggtggtggtggcggtgaaaATGAAGCGTATTTATGGAAAGGCCATCAAACTATACGGGATGAAAAGTTGTTCCGAACGGTACGAAGCTATGCATTTTGAGAAGTAGTTGGTGAAACATGAATATAAAAACTTAAAGTTGCGTTTACTTTGCCATGAAGGATGAGATAGAAGAAGACGCcgtgggtgatgatgatgtttggtGAATAGAGGATGAACTTGTGTATGTAACGATGCAATGCTATGTAATgtaaaaaataagtaaaaaaaaggaaaacgaataAAAGTAACGAAAGTAAGTTTTTTTAAGCATTCAAAAATGCTAAAAAGAAAGCATAACGAAacaagagagatagagagagaaagagagaagagcaagaaaaagcaaaacttttcTAAAAAGGAGACAAGACAATCACGCGATACAAGAAGAGATCACTGCGATGAATGTGATAATGTGTAGCATTCGAAGCACAAAGCTCTTCCTTATCAACTTTACGTCTTGTGTGACGTATTTTTGGTTTCCATAAAATTTTCACACTTTTCCCGTCAGTTTTGGGAGGgtggtttgattttccatttcagtACGTTGAGTGACTTTTATCTTTCTTGATTTTGTTCTGCATTCAAGACAGTTTTGTTTGTCGTTGTCGGTGCAGATACGCGAAAcgaaacagtgtgtgtgtgtgtgagcaagatgcagtagcagcagcagcagcagcaacagtagcagtAGCGTAAGTAGGCTGTGAACGAATGGCAGCTCCGAATTGACGTCGATGAGGGTTAAACGTTTATCTTTAAATTTCCGTGAAGCGTTTTCcaaataaaattgaacaatttaatcGGGCCGGGATACGGTGGTTCAAACGGTGGCTGTGGTTCGAAAATTTACACGAACAATTATTTCCTCAACGCGGAATGACGTTTGATGCTGCGCTACTGGattggaaagaaagaaagaaaatcttcTCGCTGGCGGCCTGCATGAAACAGTGGACCGAGTggcaaaaacatatggtacaaaaatcaaaaccaagAAAAAGCTCTTTCGAAACGAATATAAACACTAAATATGGAACGTATCAGTAAGAATAAACATAACGCAAGGAACAACAATATTTACATCAGGCGTAAGTAACAAAGGATAAGAACGATATGTGTGTATGAGCAGAGTTTtgatgcgtgtgtgagtgagcgagTTAGTGCAAAATGGATGGCTAAGATAGAGTGGTGGaaggtgttggtgttggtgaagGATAAGAATCCCACTTGCATTGTGGTGATTGATGCATTCTTTCCTTCGGCAAGATGCTAAGAAAACCAAGCTTCGGCAGCTGCTCCAGTGGCTGGCCGAGGCCAAAGTAACCATTCGTTCTACATTCTAAATAGCACAGAATAAACACAGAATAACTTATCTACAAATTACGGTACTAAGCATTACGAGTTTATCGAGCGAACCGGTTATTCGAAAGAAGCCGCACAAGACAAGCTCATGTTCGCCCCAGCTTTTCCCAGCCCCCCCTGGGGAAGAGATGATCGCCACCAGTCACCGGCACTGGTTCGATATTGGTCTCTCGTACGGGAGTGAGGCTTTTCTTTGTCGTCAGCAATGTGAATATCGAATCGAAGCAAGAAACGTTAGAAAGaatcaaaaccaaaaccaaacgaCCAAACTTCTGTGAGCGGGGTGTAACGGGTGTGTTACATGAAGGAGTTTGGGTGAAGTGAGCGAGTGTGTGCTAGGCAGGAATGACACGGATTTATGATCGCAGCGAACCAATTTTGGATAGGATGAATTGCTCCATTTTCgaaccacaaccacaacacacacacacatacatacacaagcGCCGCAGCCGCAGACATCGGACAGGACGATCGAACGTTTGATAAAAGGGTAGTGTCGTGCGGTTTGCATATCTGCTCGGCGCGTTCGGCCTTATTGCTATCGTCTCTATTGTTTTAGGTGGAGGTTTTTTGAAAGAAGGAGATACTTTCGCGCGAAaggggtttgttgttgttgttgatggcgGCCGTTTACTTACCCGTAAGAAATATCCCCGTACGACATTTTGGAATCGATTTCGAGTTTTCGTTCGCGTTAGATCCGACGTTTGGCTaggttttgtttaattttgtttcgctAGTTTCGTTGATAAAAAATGGGGCTCTAGTAGTGGGCTTGCTTGCCGATCGGTGTCGTGTCAATTTGTCGTGCTACTGCTGCAACTGCTTGCTTCCGCGATCATCGACTTCAGTTAATCAGAATCAATGAAGCAATAAATCAAATTCCTCGCGATTGCTTACGAATAATCGAACCGTACTCGTTGCTTCGATAAGCGATGTTACTTTGGTAAAGGAACTTTaatgtttttctcttctcttttcGCTTCTTATTGCGAGCTTTGTTTTACACTGAGAAAGCTTTACGTGGCACGATCGTTTTCGCGTGTTGTTTGCTTGATTTGCCTAATACGGTTCAATTCACTGACGTTTGGCGAAAGGATAGTGTTAACCTACTTTCCGGCGAGCATTAACCCCTGTTCTGTGTCACAGAGATCGCGGGTTAAACATGAAGGGGTGGGTGAGTGTGTTCAGTTGTCTGTAGTTTGCTTTCTGTTTTTCCTCAATGAACGTCTCTTGGCGGGAATGGAATGCGGATAAGCAATGCTTGAATGTTGATGCTGCTCTAATCCCGAATGAGTGATTAATGCACCGGCAATGTCCAACGATCGATCaccgttgtgtgtgttttttgtttgtttgttgtggtgCGATATTTTAATATCTatcgcttgcttgctttttttcattcaaagtGCAATCGTTTGTCGCACTATTGCTTGGTAAGCTTCAGCGATGAAGCAGCAAATATTTGTGGCTTCCGGTAGTGTGACGCCGCTTAACTTTGCACACACAAGAAGCCGTTCGAAAGTGCTACGAGGAAGAAAGAGAACGTAGAAATGGgctgaatgagagaatggaatTTGTTTAATGGTGAATATCGAGATCAGGGCGAAATGATTTAATTAGAGTTGGTGTGAACTTTAAACAGAAGTAAGTATTGAGAGCAAAAACTGGATTATTTGTAGCCTTGAATACGATTGTTATAAAaatgcgcctaaaagtatgcaatgatTTACACGAATGCAAAACATCACTTATGACGGGGGTATTATTGTGAATTGAGCGagtttcaaataaattaaagacATTCAATCAAACTCGGTTATTGTTCGAAATAGTCGCAACACTGTAAGATGCTAAACAATTCAATCAAACTCCCTGGTTTGCATTTTCCAGAACAGCTCAATTCAATTTCACAAACCGATCGGACGATACGGACGAAGTTTTCCTCGAAACCTCAATCAATCGAGAAGCCACGAATCGAGTCGAAACCTTCCTGTTCCCCTTGCACCTTGCACCCTCTTCGCCCGCCACACCTACCAGTGGACTGACCGGTTTTGATTtttcgcaaaacaaaatcaatagaCTGCAAGGACATACACACCAgcgcacaacagcagcaaaacaacggCGAAGTGGGGAGAAGCAAAACTTTCTAGGCTTCCAAAACCAAAGCCATCAATCGGGTGAATTATTGGCTTTAGGGGTTTCAATTTTGTAACCCAACCGGGGCAGGGATGGTATGTTGTGCCAttggcaaacacacaaaactttgTGCCTGGCGATGCTTTTGACCGCACCGGCAAAGATCGTAGCCCATTTATCTTTCGCCTTCCTTTTCTCTCTGGCTGATGGTTATGGCAGAGCATTTGCTTGGTGTGTTTGCAAATGATAAGTTGCAATCAATCTACAAATTTCGCTCGGGGCAAAACTGTTTGCTTTTATGGTGGAGTTGCGGTGAGCGAGGCGTTGAAATGGGGTTTCGGAGACAGACTGTGGCGTGTGTAACTTCTTAAGCAAATGGAAAGATTTCACAGAACTCGACAAAAGAAAGCGTCATCTTTGCGTTTCCGCCCAACggtcccaacacacacacacacacacacacacacatcgccgCGGTGAAAGCGGTGCTAATCAAAAGTTTTGTTAATAATTTTCCCAGCAATTTCCCTTCGACCCCTTTTTCGGGAGGTCGTGGAAATCGTGTGGAGCAGGAAAAGTTGAACGAAACAAATGAGCCATGCATGGTAACGGCTTACGCAGAGGGGATGAGAATAATTCGCTTCCCACATACGCCCTTCGGGGAAAAAGCTCGTTGACAAGCGCGATAACGTAAGTCTTTGTCCAAGGCGTGAAAATGTGTCTTCTATTTccccttgctttttttttctttcccattccCTGTCATGTGAGCAGAGTGTCAAGTTTTACTTCTGCTCAAAGTTTCACTCCAGAAGACGAGCTCGGGGGCAAATCATCCTTTTGCGCAGCGTTTGAAGTGAGCGAAGGGAATAAAAATGCTCAAACCTGCTCAGTCGCGGCTTTTGACAATAAAAGCTTATCATGAAAGTTTAATTTAATCCACGTCGCTTGCACTGTCCACCGCTCCAAAACTCCAACGCCCGATGATGCCGCTGCTGTTGTGAGCGGATTTTGATAGGTTAAATGTAAATGATGAACCAGAAAGGATGCAACCGGATGGGCCTGGGTGGAACGAGGTAAATCTGTTGATGAACCTTTGTCCTCCCCGCCCTATCCCCTCGTGAGGGGTTATCCAACGAAGGGCAGCCACTGAGGGAGATATACAAAAGTTTCCACATTTCCATCCTCAGAACAACTAACCTTACTCAAACAACCATTCCAAACTTATCATGGCTCCCGTACCGTGATTCGGTGCGGTTATGGTGAACCATCTTTCAGTTCTCAGTTTTTTtaccctccctcccccccaccccccaaaCGCTCCATGGTCGTCTCTTTATAGTCTGGCGTGTGTGTCAGGTTACCCCACTCAGCAGGATGCTCTTTCGGAAGGGCAATGCTCTGAAGGGAAAAAGCTTCAAATTTCCACCTCAATTCGCTGCCCTGCGTGCCGGCCTCCATGAGCCGGAGTGTGTTTATAAATGAATATTTGTCAATTTCTATTCATACGATAATCCATTGGCTTAGGGCTGAAAGCGATTCAACGTGCAAACAAGAATGCAGAAAGAGCGAACGAGAAAGAAGTTAGAAGCACACGAAATAGGGGAAATTTGATATGTTTTCgtgcaaacagaaaaataaacagcCTTCTCCACACGTGCAGGGAAAGAATTTAAACGGTTTTACAtacagacacatacacacgtacaaGTTTAAACCCAGCTTTCGTTATCGAGGGTTTCCACTTAACATGCAAGTCATCAAATTGTCCCGAATTAGTCTTCACCGATCAATTTCGTTTCTATTTCGAGTAGATTCACGGTTTCACATTTTCTCCAAAGCTTGTGTTAAATTGGTTTTCAAAGTATGATTCTTACAAACTTCACCGACATTCCTCTAAATTGtagaaaattattttgaataataaataCAGTATTTGAATAAAATTCTTCCTGTAGATTGTCAcctatagaagaagaaaaaactgccAAATCTTTTCTATCTGTCCCCAGCTGGGCTCTCTcggatgatgctgatgatgatcataAATTGATATCATTCAACGCCGGCAGCTCAACGCGTTCGCGAGATGGTGTGTTGGGCCGTTGCCAGCGAAGACGGAAAAAAGACATATCGAAAAAGGCGAACCATTAATCAAGGAATGAATGAACGAGGCGCGTCTTTTCAGTGAGCTGTGCAGCGCTGCCGGCGATaggaaaatcacacacacacacacaaaggcacATATACATTCTTCCACTATCACACCGACGATCTTTAGGggtaaaataatttatcatgCCTCTTGAGCGCGGTGACACCTTTTTGAAGGCTGATGGATGGAACAGtaaaaaaacgggggaaaaaagagaacGATTTAAGATCACTTGATGCGAGCAAGGAACGGAAATGATATTTATCGCAAATAAGAACAAGCAATTAAAAGAGACGAAAGGGTCTGGTTTAAATGAGAAACAAGCTTATTGGACACAAATCGCTATTCGTTGCCCTTAACCATACTGGGGTTTAGTCTCTCTCGACTCGATGCGATATGGTATAAGGGGCGTTGGTAAGGTACAGTCATGTGTTGAAGGTTCAACTCCTGTTATGAGCGTAAAAAATCACCATTGCGTTTTCCGATACTTTGGCACCATAGATCGTGATAGAGCATATTGACGCAAAGTAACGacaaaaatgaccaaataAATTGCATCTAACAAAGCGAAAGAGCGTGACAACGGCGAGGAACAGTCATCTAAACACTACTATCCTCAAAACCAATCTGTTAGAGAGAAAGTATAAAAGGCAGTCTCGAGCGCATATAAAAGCAACGGTCATCATCATTTTTGCCAacaccaaacacaacacagcagcagctaacACAAAAGAGAACACGGGCGCACATTCATTACTTTCCACCGCACGCTTTGAGAAACGTCCGGGATAGTGGAACCGCAAATACATTTCGGGATTTTAGCAAGAGGCAAATCCAACATCAACAGCAcccaaaacatacaaaaaaaaatgtaagctCACACAACAGTTTCACAAAATGTTTCGAGCACACTCATTGGAGGTTCCCCGAGGTTCGCCACCGACCGGGAGTGTTGCGAAAAATGCACTTTCATATTCATCTGTCATCAAATCAGCGCCATTCACAGAAGAAGGGAATGTTGGAAACGGAGCACGGCAAGCATGCA
It contains:
- the LOC118509952 gene encoding glucose transporter type 1 isoform X17, with the protein product MPDMAGLTIKGLTFFLTYAIFAAVLGMLQFGYNTGVINAPEVNIENFMKDVYKDRYGEDISEEFIQQLYSVAVSIFAIGGMLGGFSGGWMANRFGRKGGLLLNNVLGISGACLMGFTKMSHSYEMLFLGRFIIGVNCGLNTSLVPMYISEIAPLNLRGGLGTVNQLAVTVGLLLSQVLGIEQILGTNDGWPVLLGLAICPAVLQLLLLPICPESPRYLLITKQWEEEARKALRRLRASNQVEEDIEEMRAEERAQQSESSISTIELICSPTLRAPLIIGIVMQLSQQFSGINAVFYYSTSLFMSSGLTEESAKFATIGIGAIMVVMTLVSIPLMDRTGRRTLHLYGLGGMFIFSIFITISFLIKEFFGYVQEMIDWMSYLSVVSTLAFVVFFAVGPGSIPWMITAELFSQGPRPSAMAIAVLVNWMANFVVGIGFPSLKTALENYTFLPFSVFLAIFWIFTYKKVPETKNKTFEEILALFRHGNGSETDPQTEHNSISSDSLQLQHSSDSLGVSPAGKRERAADPKK
- the LOC118509952 gene encoding glucose transporter type 1 isoform X10, whose protein sequence is MATNGDPSMISPPSSISNGPEPQLPPLPPPLRSTQVLQPLSVYPVSTLSQEGTYDYVFSGPLDSQALSSTLKLTSPPVRVRPDVYLPFRHAGPPVYRSQSIDSQRSSGVDDGRSSTGTRHSPGSGLKRPRYIGDGTGSLGSRKSDRCDGEDAESLRQLLIELQKQVSVMSMNLSAKLDDLQRGDRHLETTVALCEIRTQLQELTKSVESCQTEVSEVKRDMVAIKHELDTVQQVKEEIEELREYVDRLEEHTHRRKLRLLEQGLTFFLTYAIFAAVLGMLQFGYNTGVINAPEVNIENFMKDVYKDRYGEDISEEFIQQLYSVAVSIFAIGGMLGGFSGGWMANRFGRKGGLLLNNVLGISGACLMGFTKMSHSYEMLFLGRFIIGVNCGLNTSLVPMYISEIAPLNLRGGLGTVNQLAVTVGLLLSQVLGIEQILGTNDGWPVLLGLAICPAVLQLLLLPICPESPRYLLITKQWEEEARKALRRLRASNQVEEDIEEMRAEERAQQSESSISTIELICSPTLRAPLIIGIVMQLSQQFSGINAVFYYSTSLFMSSGLTEESAKFATIGIGAIMVVMTLVSIPLMDRTGRRTLHLYGLGGMFIFSIFITISFLIKEMIDWMSYLSVVSTLAFVVFFAVGPGSIPWMITAELFSQGPRPSAMAIAVLVNWMANFVVGIGFPSLKTALENYTFLPFSVFLAIFWIFTYKKVPETKNKTFEEILALFRHGNGRSMLNCVNNLEPQSMNSGIEHAALMISEEKTQHDSPASERCSEGARNTQNRTATCAPHHRHQQQVPVCQNTGP
- the LOC118509952 gene encoding glucose transporter type 1 isoform X9 — its product is MATNGDPSMISPPSSISNGPEPQLPPLPPPLRSTQVLQPLSVYPVSTLSQEGTYDYVFSGPLDSQALSSTLKLTSPPVRVRPDVYLPFRHAGPPVYRSQSIDSQRSSGVDDGRSSTGTRHSPGSGLKRPRYIGDGTGSLGSRKSDRCDGEDAESLRQLLIELQKQVSVMSMNLSAKLDDLQRGDRHLETTVALCEIRTQLQELTKSVESCQTEVSEVKRDMVAIKHELDTVQQVKEEIEELREYVDRLEEHTHRRKLRLLEQGLTFFLTYAIFAAVLGMLQFGYNTGVINAPEVNIENFMKDVYKDRYGEDISEEFIQQLYSVAVSIFAIGGMLGGFSGGWMANRFGRKGGLLLNNVLGISGACLMGFTKMSHSYEMLFLGRFIIGVNCGLNTSLVPMYISEIAPLNLRGGLGTVNQLAVTVGLLLSQVLGIEQILGTNDGWPVLLGLAICPAVLQLLLLPICPESPRYLLITKQWEEEARKALRRLRASNQVEEDIEEMRAEERAQQSESSISTIELICSPTLRAPLIIGIVMQLSQQFSGINAVFYYSTSLFMSSGLTEESAKFATIGIGAIMVVMTLVSIPLMDRTGRRTLHLYGLGGMFIFSIFITISFLIKEFFGYVQEMIDWMSYLSVVSTLAFVVFFAVGPGSIPWMITAELFSQGPRPSAMAIAVLVNWMANFVVGIGFPSLKTALENYTFLPFSVFLAIFWIFTYKKVPETKNKTFEEILALFRHGNGRSMLNCVNNLEPQSMNSGIEHAALMISEEKTQHDSPASERCSEGARNTQNRTATCAPHHRHQQQVPVCQNTGP
- the LOC118509952 gene encoding glucose transporter type 1 isoform X7; translated protein: MATNGDPSMISPPSSISNGPEPQLPPLPPPLRSTQVLQPLSVYPVSTLSQEGTYDYVFSGPLDSQALSSTLKLTSPPVRVRPDVYLPFRHAGPPVYRSQSIDSQRSSGVDDGRSSTGTRHSPGSGLKRPRYIGDGTGSLGSRKSDRCDGEDAESLRQLLIELQKQVSVMSMNLSAKLDDLQRGDRHLETTVALCEIRTQLQELTKSVESCQTEVSEVKRDMVAIKHELDTVQQVKEEIEELREYVDRLEEHTHRRKLRLLEQGLTFFLTYAIFAAVLGMLQFGYNTGVINAPEVNIENFMKDVYKDRYGEDISEEFIQQLYSVAVSIFAIGGMLGGFSGGWMANRFGRKGGLLLNNVLGISGACLMGFTKMSHSYEMLFLGRFIIGVNCGLNTSLVPMYISEIAPLNLRGGLGTVNQLAVTVGLLLSQVLGIEQILGTNDGWPVLLGLAICPAVLQLLLLPICPESPRYLLITKQWEEEARKALRRLRASNQVEEDIEEMRAEERAQQSESSISTIELICSPTLRAPLIIGIVMQLSQQFSGINAVFYYSTSLFMSSGLTEESAKFATIGIGAIMVVMTLVSIPLMDRTGRRTLHLYGLGGMFIFSIFITISFLIKEFFGYVQEMIDWMSYLSVVSTLAFVVFFAVGPGSIPWMITAELFSQGPRPSAMAIAVLVNWMANFVVGIGFPSLKTALENYTFLPFSVFLAIFWIFTYKKVPETKNKTFEEILALFRHGNGRNLRDSRLYGSMLNCVNNLEPQSMNSGIEHAALMISEEKTQHDSPASERCSEGARNTQNRTATCAPHHRHQQQVPVCQNTGP